Sequence from the Symbiopectobacterium purcellii genome:
TGATGCGTTATCTGCATCGCTTGGCCCATAAAGATCTGGCGCTGAACCGTGCGATGATCCCGCTGGGTTCTTGCACCATGAAGCTGAACGCGGCGGCGGAAATGCTGCCAATCACCTGGCCGGAGTTTGCTGAACTGCATCCGTTCTGTCCACCGGAACAGGCGCAAGGCTATCGTGTGATGATCGAACAGCTTTCCGGTTGGTTGGTGCAACTCACTGGTTATGATGCCGTGTGTATGCAGCCCAACTCGGGAGCGCAGGGCGAGTATGCCGGTTTGCTGGCCATTCGCCGTTACCATGAGAGCAGAGGCGATGCTCAGCGCACGCTGTGTCTGATCCCAAGCTCTGCGCACGGCACTAACCCGGCATCAGCACAGATGGCCGGTATGGCGGTAGACGTGGTGGCGTGTGACAAACAAGGGAATATTGATCTGCACGATCTGCGGGAGAAAGCCGCGCAGGCGGGCGATCGCCTCTCCTGCATCATGGTGACCTATCCCTCCACGCACGGTGTTTATGAAGAGACCATTCGTGAAGTGTGTCAGATTGTGCATCAACATGGCGGACAAGTGTATCTGGACGGCGCAAACATGAACGCGCAGGTCGGTATCACCACGCCGGGCTACATTGGCGCGGATGTGTCGCACCTGAATCTGCATAAAACGTTCTGCATTCCGCACGGCGGTGGCGGGCCGGGTATGGGACCGATTGGGGTGAAAGCCCATCTGGCACCGTTTGTACCGGGGCATCAGGTGGTGCAGATTGATGGCTTGCTGACCACGCAGGGCGCGGTATCTGCTGCACCTTTTGGCAGCGCGTCCATCCTGCCTATCAGTTGGATGTATATCCGTATGATGGGAGCTGAAGGACTGAAGAACGCCAGTCAGGTGGCGATCCTCAATGCCAACTATATCGCAACGCGTTTGAAGGACGCTTATCCGGTGCTTTACACCGGCCGTGATGGCCGTGTGGCGCATGAGTGCATTCTGGATATTCGTCCGCTGAAAGAGAGCACTGGCATCAGCGAAATGGATATTGCCAAGCGTTTGATCGACTATGGTTTCCACGCGCCGACCATGTCGTTCCCGGTGGCGGGAACGCTGATGGTAGAGCCGACGGAATCAGAAAGTCAGGTCGAGTTGGATCGCTTTATTGATGCAATGCTGGCGATCCGTGCAGAAATTCAGCGTGTGGAGCAGGGTGAATGGCCGCTGGAGGACAACCCGTTGGTGAATGCGCCGCATACCCAGCAGGAGATCGTCAGTGAGTGGTCGCATCCCTACAGTCGCGAACTGGCCGTATTCCCGGCAGGGGCTGAGCATAAATACTGGCCGAGCGTAAAACGCCTTGATGACGTGTACGGCGATCGCAACCTGTTCTGCTCTTGCGTACCGATTGGCGATTACGCGTAATTCAGGTTATAAAAAATGAAAACCCGCCGTATGGCGGGTTTTTTGTCGGGCTGTTTGTATCAGACAAGCCGCTATTACCCTAACCACCCTTTGGCCTGCGCCGTTTCCAGGTGATCTTTCAGGTAGCGCCACAGTTCAGGATTGATCTCGGCAATAAAGCTGGCGCGTCCCAATACTTGCTCCAGTCGGATACCGTTTTCGACCCAGCTTTGCCCACCGTTATGCAGGTTCATCAGGATAGGCATAATGCGGTCGATCATCAGTGCAAAACGCGCGTTCGCGGTGTCGCCCGCTTCATATTCCTGCCACAGTTGCAGAAAATGCTGACGTTGCGGTTCGGGCAGCAGGCCAAATAACCGAACGGCAGCAGCTTCTTCCTGCGCCTGAATCGCTTCTCGAGCGCTAAGATCGTAGACCATCACGTCGCCAGCATCGATCTCGACGATATCATGCACCAAGGCCATTTGAATCACGCGCTGAATATCCACGTCCTGACTGGCGTAGGGTGCCAGGCTCATCGCGGCAACGGCAAAGTGCCAACTGTGCTCTGCGGAATCTTCGTGGCGGGAACTGCCGATAATTTTTGAACGACGCTGTACGCTTTTTAGCTTATCAATTTCCATCAGGAAACCAACTACTTCGGTCAGCGTACCGAACTCAAGAGTGGGTAAAGCCAGGGACATCAAAACCACCTTACATCCAAAGATGTGTCAAACGCGGCTGTATCAAACACTGCGCAGTCAAACAAAACCGGCTCATTGTAGGGGAAGCGGGTGAGAATTTACACGCTTTATTCCGCGCTGACGTCCCTTTGGCACTGACTATTCCGTCTTATAACAGACCTTTCGGGAGGGGGAATTGTCGACTATCGTTATAGTCAGGGCACAAAACAATCTGTTTTACCGATCATCCCAAACGCACTATGCGCAATGCATAAGGCGAGGTTGGCATTGAGTCCGTGACAGGGCGAAGTAAAAATCACAATTCACCCTAAATAATGCGAGTTGCAGGAAGGCGGCAAGGGAGTGACAAATCTGTCTGGAACAGATTTGAACGCCGCTAACGCACCTGCAGCTTGAAGTATGACGGGGATAAAAGCGCTAATAATAAGGGGGCAATGATGCCTATTCGTATCATTCGACGCACGATCAAATATGCGGTGGTTATCGTGTTGGCCATTGCGTTGACGTTTCTGGTTATTCGGGTGTTTGACTCACAGCGGGGACCTGCACTGGCGCCTTGGCATATTTATGTGCCGACAGAGATGACGCCTGATCAACTCGATCGTGCTAACTGGGAACAGTATCTGGCTCATGAGGAGCGCTTGTTTCAGCAAGTGACCGAGCAAGTCACCCAGACGCTGGACAGGGATGAGCAGGTCGCCTTAAACCGCTATTTTGTCGGCAGCCCCGTTTACGCCGGGCGCTTTGCTCATAACTGGAACCACTCTTATGAATTGATGCCGGAAGGCGAGCCCAAAGGTGCGGTGGTGCTTTTGCATGGGCTAACCGATTCTCCCTATAGTATGCGCAATGTGGCTGAGCTTTATCGTCAGCACGGCTTTGTCGCCATTGGTCTGCGTATTCCGGCACACGGTACCGTGCCCGGTGCATTGACCAAAGTCCGTTGGGAAGATTGGCTGGCGGCCACGCGTTTAGCAGTGCGCGAAGCCGCGCATTTTGTTACGCCCACGAACGGGGGAGAACGCTTACCGCTGCATATCGTTGGTTTTTCTAACGGCGGGGCGCTAACGTTGAAATATGCGCTCGATACGATTAGCGATCCCTCGTTGCCCAAGGCCGACCAGTTGGTCCTGATCTCTCCGATGATTGGCATTACGGCTTACGCACGTTTCGCCGGTTTAGCCGGGTTACCCGCGATTTTCCCGCCGTTTGCCAAAGCGGCCTGGCTCGGTATTGTGCCGGAATTCAACCCGTTCAAGTACAACTCGTTCCCGGTGAACGGTGCGCGCCAGTCTTATCTGCTCACCAGCGTGTTGCAGTCACAGCTTGAGCAGGAAGCGCGGCAGCGCAGGCTGTCAGAACTCCCGCCGATTATCACCTTCCAGTCAGTGATGGATTTTACCGTCAGCACACGGGCGGTGATTAGCGCGTTCTATAATCTGCTGCCGCAAAACGACAATGATTTGGTGCTGTTTATGTCAATCGCACCATCAATTTCGGTCTGTTACTGCGGGACGCGTCAGCAGCGGCGATTGGGCAATGGCTGCCGCCGACCCCCCGTTTGTACGGCACGACGGTTATCACCAATGCATCGGTACACAGCGCAAAGGCGGTCGCCTTTGACACCAAATCGGGCAGTATGGAAGTCACGCGCCGCGATCTCGGGATGGATTACCCCGAAGATGTCTATTCGCTATCGCACGTCGCGCTGCCGTTTTCTGACAGCGATTCGCTTTATGGCCGTTTCTCCACGCCGCCCTATGAGTTTGGTATTCCACTCGGACGTATTGCCGCGCGCGGTGAACGTGGGGTACTGATTCTCGATTTGGATACGTTGCTGCGCCTTTCTTCCAACCCCTTCTATGACTACATGATGCAGCGCATTGATGAGGTTATTCCTGGCGAAAGGGAACCGGGGCCCATGCCGGGTTCGGTTCAAGCCCAGTAGCATGCCGGGTTGATAAATAGTTTCAGCGTGCGCTTGTACTCTGAAACTATTCTCGATTACACTCTGCTCGATGAGATTGCGCGAAGTTTGTACTGCCAATCGTACCGGGAGCAAAAACGGAATATGGTGAAATCAGAGAGTAATGCGGGTTATACGTTGGCGGAGGAGATAGCCAACAGTATCAGTCATGGCGCTGGCGTGGTGTTGGGGATAGTCGGGTTGGTGCTGTTGCTGGTACAAGCGGTGGACAATGGCGCGACGAGCATGGCTATCGCCAGCTACAGTTTGTATGGCGGCACCATTATTCTGCTGTTCCTGGCCTCCACGCTCTACCATGCGATTCCCAGTCCGCGCGCTAAACCCTGGCTCAAACGGTTCGATCACTGCGCCATCTATCTGCTGATAGCGGGTACTTACACGCCATTTCTGTTGGTGGGGCTGGATTCGCCATTGGCCCGTGGCCTGATGATTGTCATTTGGAGCATGGCGCTGGTCGGGGTGTTATTTAAGCTGGCCTTCGCGCATCGTTTTGAAGTGCTGTCGCTGGTGACCTATCTGGTGATGGGATGGCTGTCACTGATTGTGATTTATCAGTTGGTGCAGGTGTTGGCACCGGCTGGTGTCACCTTATTGGCGGTGGGCGGCGCGGTATATACGTTAGGCGTGATTTTTTACGTCTGTAAACGTATCCCCTATAACCACGCCATCTGGCATGGTTTTGTCCTGGGTGGCAGCCTGTGCCATTTTCTGGCGATCTACCTTTACGTTTAGCCGCTAAATTTCCCTTTGACGCCGTTTCCAGTAGAAACAGAAACGGCGTTCAGTGACGACATTATTCAGACAGTGAGTAAGGCAGCGGTTGCAGGCTCAGTTGACTCTCGGCTGCGTCCCGCACTCGCAATACGCTATCTGCTTCCAGATCGTTATTCAGTACCGCTTGCACCCACAGTGTGCCATCGCTTAACGGGCAGGCGGCGAGTATCGTACCGGTGCGACGCCAGTTTTCACCCATTTTCAGTTCCAGATCTTCGCCCGCTTCTGGCACGCGCGGTGACGTGCCCGCCAGCCAATAAAGCGCCCGCTTGTTGGCTCCGCGAAATTTTGCCCGCGCCACCATCTCCTGCCCGGTGTAGCAGCCTTTATTAAAACTGATGCCGTTAAGTGCCTGTATATTCGTTGCTTGCGGGATGAACTGCGCGCTGTTTACGTTGTCAATAATCGGCAGTGCGGATTCAATATCCAGTGCCAGCCACTGTTGACTGTTGGCCCATTGTACGCTGTCTGCCAGTGCGGCGCTTAGCGCGGCGGTGCCTTCTTGGTTCAGTACCAGAAGGAAACGCTCAGCAGGAAGGGAAAAATAGAGCAGCGTACCGAAGGGGTGACTGACGACGGGGTGCTCACTGTCTGGCAGCGCAGAGAAGACCTCGGCTAAACGTTCGCGTATAGTGCTTCCCGCAGCACCGATAAGCTGGAGATTGTCCTCAGCGGCGATAGTGGTTTTGGCGAATACGGCGTATTTTTTTAACTCATTTAACTGCGTATCACGCAGATTGCGACGTACCAGATAAGCGAAGCCATCGTTGTGGGCAAACAGACGCAGTGCGCTCCACATTTTGCCCTTGGCATCACAGTGGCCGCAAAGTACATGTTGATCGGGGGCTAACGCGTTAACATCGGCCGTTACCTGGCCTTGCAGGTAAGTGCGCGTGTCCGGGCCGGTCAGCGTCACCAGAGCCCAGTCATCAAGTGCTATCAGCGTAGCGGGAAGCTGCGCCGAGGCCATGATGGCGTTTGATTTAACGGTTTGTGCAGCAAAGGGAAATGGGGTTGCCATGTAACCATCCTCGCGAAGGTTTGCGTTTGGCCTAATGGTAAAAGAGCTTGCAGGGTTTGCAAGCAGTTATTCGTGCCATTGCCCCCATGATTTTCAGTTAGCATATTTGAAAGCGTTACTGAGTGCGCGCGATCGATGTCCTTCTGCGCGATACGCTAATATGCGCTAAAATATGTCAAAATGTTACATTTAGTTGAATGTTTATCTAGACATCCGAGTTACACTACACGTTGGCGTCGATAAAAAGTAGGAAAAGCAATGGATATCGATAATAAGGCGCGAATTCACTGGGCGTGCCGCCGAGGAATGCGAGAATTGGATATCGCCATCATGCCCTTTTTTGAACATGAGTATGATGTGCTAAACGATGATGACAAACGCGCTTTTGTGCGTTTATTGCAGTGCGATGACCCTGACCTGTTCAACTGGTTGATGAACCACGGAGAACCGGAAGATGGGGAACCGAAACGCATGATCTCTCTTATTCAGACGCGAAATAAAGATCGTGGCCCTGTGGCGCTGTGATTTACGCGTCTCCTGGCGCATGCAGGTATTTTCTTTGCTGGTGCACGGGCCGTTGCTGCTGTTGATTCTGCTGGCACCGTGGCCGGACGGTTATGCGGTGCTCTGGCTCTCGCTGATGACGCTGGTGGTGTTCGGGTTTATCCGCAGCCAGCGTAATATCAAAGCGCGCCACGGCGAAATCGTGTTGCAGGCTGAAGCAAACCTAGAGTGGCAGCATCATCGCTGGCGCATTATCCGCCGTCCGTGGATGTTGAAAAACGGTATCTTACTGTCGCTGCGGCGCAGTGACGGCAAGCGGCGGCAGCGGCTCTGGCTGGCATCAGACAACATGGATAAGCAGGAGTGGCGACACTTGCGCCAGCTGTTGCTGGAGAATAAGGCGTGGGCGGGAGAAAACCCGGACGCACAGTAGTTTCAGGTTCAGCCGGCAGCACGCTGTCGGCTGATGTCTTTCCGGCGATTACATCTGCTCAGCCATTTCCAGTAAAATCTGCTCACACCACTGCTGTAAGCGCTCATCGCTTAGGTCATACTGATTCACTTCATCAAGCGCCAGCCCGACAAAGCATTTCCCATCCGGCGTGAGCGGTTTGGTGGTAGTGAACTCATAGCCTTCGGTGGGCCAATAGCCAATAAATATTGCACCGCTCGCGGCCAGCTGCTGATGCAACATGCCGAGGGCATCAAGGAACCATTCACCGTAGCCTAGCTGGTCACCCATGCCATACAGCGCAACGATTCTCCCTTGCAGATTCAACGAGGATAGCTGTCCCCAAAGGGCTTCCCAATCTTCCTGAATCTCACCGAAATCCCACGTTGGGATACCCAGAATCAGGAATTCATACTCTTCCATCTTCTGCGTATCGACATCTTTCACGTTATGCAGGTCGACCAGCGATTCGCCCAAGATATCGCGAATTTTTTCTGCTGCCATCTCGGTGTAGCAGGTGCTGGAGCCGTAGAACAAACCAATTTTCATATGCAATTGCAGCGTATTAAACAAACTTGCCATAAGCCTAACCGAATCTTACAGCGAGGTATATATCCGTCATACTTCAAGTTGCAGGTGCGTTGGCGGCGTTGGTTATTCGGCCCATCCCTGGACCTCACCTCTAACGAGGCCGCCGCACACGGCGTTCAAATCTGCTCCCGGCAGGTTTGTCACCCGAATCACTTACCCGAGTAAGCTCATCGGGATTGATGAATCTCATCCCTGAGATTCACCCTACGGGCCAGCGCAGGTGCCGTTCAAAATGTTAACGTTTTGTCCTGCAACACGAATTATTTAGGATATGGCGTAGATGTCGGGTGCGTGTGCTGTGAGAAAACACGGTGTAAAAAAAAGGGTGAAGATTACCTTCACCCCGCTTCACGTTTGCCTGTAAGGCTTATTCGAGTGCCTGATGACGTGTTTCTTTGGTCAGCAATAATGCGATAAGCGTTAAGGACGCCATGGCGAACAGGTAGACACCCACGTAGAACAGACCGTAGTTGGCGGTCAGCCAGGCGGCAATATACGGTGCAACCGATGCGCCCAGAATCGACGAAACGTTATAGGAGAACGACGCGCCGGTATAACGCACTTCGGTGGGGAACAGTTCAGGCAGCAATGCACCCATTGGCCCGAAGGTTAAGCCCATTAGACCCAGGCCCAGCACCAGAAATAACATTACCAGCGGTTGGCTGCCAGATCCTAACAGGGATGGGAACAGCATCGAGAACACTAGCATGCCGCAGGTAACAACAATCATGGTCTTACGGCGGCCATAGGCATCTGCCAACAGTCCGGCAACCGGGATCAGCAGACCAAAGGCAATAACCGCTACCATCAGCATCCACAGGAAGCTGTTACGCGAGAAGCCCAGCCCTTTGGGGATTGGCGAGGTGCCAAAGGTCATGGAATAGACCGTCATGATGTAGAACAGCGTATAGGTAGCAAGCATGATGAACGTGCCAAGAATGGTTGCTTTCAGATGCTTGTTCAGCAGCGTTCCCAGCGGAATACGGACTTTCTTGCCCGCTTCGATTGCTTTGGTAAACACGGGCGCTTCGTGCAGAGAGACACGCACATACAGGCCGATCAAGACCAATACCGCCGAGGCAACGAAAGGCACGCGCCATCCCCAGGTCATGAACTGCTCTTCGCTTAATAACCAGGAGAGCAGCAGGAACGTGCCGTTGGCGAAGAAGAAGCCGATCGGTGCGCCCAATTGCGGGAATGATCCATACAGTGCGCGCTTGTGGGCGGGTGCGTTTTCGGTAGCCAGCAATGCTGCTCCGCCCCACTCACCGCCCAGACCCAGTCCTTGACCAAAACGCGCCAATGCCAGCAGCAACGGTGCGAAAATGCCAATGCTTGCGTAGGTTGGTAGCAGGCCGATCAGTACGGTAGAGATCCCCATGGTCAGCAGAGAAGCGACCAGCGTCACTTTACGGCCGACGCGGTCACCGAAGTGGCCAAACAGCGCAGAACCAATCGGGCGAGCCACAAAGGCAATGGCAAAGGTGGCGAGCGACTGTAGCGTCGCGGCGGTCGGATCGCCCTGCGGGAAGAAAATATGCGGGAAAATCAGCACAGCGGCAGTGGCATAGATATAAAAATCGAAAAATTCGATCGCGGTTCCGATCAATGAAGCGACAACAACCTTACTGCGGGAGTTAACCGGGGCTGCGTCCGCCTCTGCATCGAGAGTGGGCGTGATGGTGGCTTGCATAGGACTCTATTATCTTTTTTTATCGACAGAACTGTCATTCTAGTCACAGAAAAAAAGCATTTCAATGCTAGCCCAAAAAGTGAAAAAGCGGCTACAGAGCCTGCTTTGGCGAGTTGCGCGATTGTAAATACTTCCTGTGATATAAGTTATGCTTTACCCTATTTTGTAGCGTCTGTCGCTGAATAATGCAGCATAAAATAAATTTGCATGAAAAATCGGCGGCGCGAATTCAGGTGATGATCCTGCCCCTTTTACCGTCACTTCGGGCATAATAACCACAGGGTTTTACCCTGCACGCCGTACAGCGAGGAGAAGCGTATGCAAGCACAGGATCGGGCACATATCGAACAGTTTCTTGAAGCTATGTGGCTGGAGCGAAACCTGGCGGACAACACGCTGACCTCCTACCGGCGAGATTTAACCGCACTGGCCGATTGGCTGGAGCATGCTGACAATGATTTATTGCAGGTGCAGGCGCTGGATCTGCAAGCTTATCTCGCCGAACGCGTGGAAGGGGGATACAAAGCGACCAGTTCGGCGCGTTTATTGAGTGCCATGCGTCGTTTTTTTCAGTATTTATACCGGGAAAAACGGCGTAGTGACGATCCCAGCGCGGTATTGTCTTCTCCTAAGTTGCCCCAGCGTTTGCCCAAAGACCTCAGCGAGGCGCAGGTGAATGCGTTGCTGCAAGCGCCCTGTGTCGAAGAACCACTCGAACTGCGCGATAAAGCCATGCTTGAGGTGCTGTATGCCACCGGGCTGCGCGTCTCGGAACTGGTGGGGCTGACCATTGCAGATGTCAGTTTACGCCAGGGTGTCGTGCGGGTGATTGGTAAAGGCAATAAAGAACGGCTGGTGCCGCTCGGGGAAGAGGCCATTTATTGGCTGGAGCGCTACCTTGAGCACGGTATGCCCTGGTTGCTGAACGGACAAACGCTGGATGTGCTGTTTCCAAGCTCCAGGGCGCAGCAGATGACGCGCCAAACCTTTTGGCACCGAATCAAACACTATGCCGTGCTGGCATCCATTGACAGTGAGAAGCTTTCACCGCATGTTTTACGCCATGCTTTCGCTACGCACTTGCTGAACCACGGGGCTGATTTGCGTGTCGTACAAATGTTGTTGGGACATAGCGATCTTTCAACAACGCAAATTTACACACACGTTGCCACTGAACGGCTGAAGCAATTGCATCAACAGCATCATCCGCGCGCCTGAGATTGCAGGCGAAACAAAGGGTAGACGGCTGAACGCGCCCTTTACCGGCGGAATACAGCATGAACGGGACTGAATACGATGAAAAAAGGGCTAATGGCGCTTTCCTTACTGCTCGCGGCGACGAGCAGCGCAGTACACGCCGACGACGCGGCGATTAAGCAGACGCTGACCAAACTGGGCATTGAAAAAATAGAGATCCAGCCTGCGCCGGTCGCTGGCCTTAAAACGGTGTTGACGGAAAGCGGCGTGCTCTACGTAACAGAAGATGGCAAACACCTGCTGCAAGGGCCGCTCTACGCATTGGATGGCGGCACGCCGGTGAACGTGACCAACCAGATTCTCAAGGGCAAACTGGATGCCTTGCAGGATCAAATGATCGTCTACAAAGCGGCGCAGGAAAAACATGTGATTACCGTTTTCACCGATATCACCTGTGGTTACTGTCATAAACTGCATGAGCAGATGAAAGACTACAACGATCTGGGCATTACCATTCGCTACCTGGCTTTCCCGCGTCAGGGGTTGAATTCGCCGACGGAAAAAGACATGCAGTCTATTTGGTGCACCGCTAACCGTAACAAGGCGTATGACGCCGCGTCGCGCGGTGAGGCTATCTCCCCGGCAACCTGCAAGACTAATATCGGTGCGCATTACGAACTGGGCATTCAGTTCGGTGTGCAAGGCACGCCAGCGATCGTGCTGGAAGACGGCACCGTGGTTCCGGGTTATCAGGCACCGAAAGAGATGTTAGCCATGCTGAATGCGCATCGAGCGGCGGCCAAACCGGGCGCGTAAATTGTCGTCCAGTTGCTCCATTAAAAAACGATAACGTGTAATGCACGCCGTCACGCAGTGGAATTGAAAATACAGTGGAATTAAAAACCATACTCCGCCGGCGTCCGCTGGCGGAAGGCAGTGGGCTTCCTGCAACGCTTTCGCCGTTACTACGTCGTCTGTACGCGCAGCGCGGTGTCACCGAGGGCCAGGAATTGGATCGCAGCCTGCGTGGTCTGCTTGATTATCGCCTGCTTGATGGCATTGATGACGCGGTGGCGTTGCTGCAGCAGGCGCTGGCAGAACAACGGCGCATCGTCGTGGTCGGTGATTTTGATGCCGACGGCGCGACCAGCACCGCGCTGGCCGTGTTGGCGCTGCGCAGCATGGGCGGTA
This genomic interval carries:
- the trhA gene encoding PAQR family membrane homeostasis protein TrhA, with product MVKSESNAGYTLAEEIANSISHGAGVVLGIVGLVLLLVQAVDNGATSMAIASYSLYGGTIILLFLASTLYHAIPSPRAKPWLKRFDHCAIYLLIAGTYTPFLLVGLDSPLARGLMIVIWSMALVGVLFKLAFAHRFEVLSLVTYLVMGWLSLIVIYQLVQVLAPAGVTLLAVGGAVYTLGVIFYVCKRIPYNHAIWHGFVLGGSLCHFLAIYLYV
- the fldB gene encoding flavodoxin FldB; amino-acid sequence: MKIGLFYGSSTCYTEMAAEKIRDILGESLVDLHNVKDVDTQKMEEYEFLILGIPTWDFGEIQEDWEALWGQLSSLNLQGRIVALYGMGDQLGYGEWFLDALGMLHQQLAASGAIFIGYWPTEGYEFTTTKPLTPDGKCFVGLALDEVNQYDLSDERLQQWCEQILLEMAEQM
- the ygfZ gene encoding tRNA-modifying protein YgfZ; translation: MATPFPFAAQTVKSNAIMASAQLPATLIALDDWALVTLTGPDTRTYLQGQVTADVNALAPDQHVLCGHCDAKGKMWSALRLFAHNDGFAYLVRRNLRDTQLNELKKYAVFAKTTIAAEDNLQLIGAAGSTIRERLAEVFSALPDSEHPVVSHPFGTLLYFSLPAERFLLVLNQEGTAALSAALADSVQWANSQQWLALDIESALPIIDNVNSAQFIPQATNIQALNGISFNKGCYTGQEMVARAKFRGANKRALYWLAGTSPRVPEAGEDLELKMGENWRRTGTILAACPLSDGTLWVQAVLNNDLEADSVLRVRDAAESQLSLQPLPYSLSE
- a CDS encoding MFS transporter, yielding MQATITPTLDAEADAAPVNSRSKVVVASLIGTAIEFFDFYIYATAAVLIFPHIFFPQGDPTAATLQSLATFAIAFVARPIGSALFGHFGDRVGRKVTLVASLLTMGISTVLIGLLPTYASIGIFAPLLLALARFGQGLGLGGEWGGAALLATENAPAHKRALYGSFPQLGAPIGFFFANGTFLLLSWLLSEEQFMTWGWRVPFVASAVLVLIGLYVRVSLHEAPVFTKAIEAGKKVRIPLGTLLNKHLKATILGTFIMLATYTLFYIMTVYSMTFGTSPIPKGLGFSRNSFLWMLMVAVIAFGLLIPVAGLLADAYGRRKTMIVVTCGMLVFSMLFPSLLGSGSQPLVMLFLVLGLGLMGLTFGPMGALLPELFPTEVRYTGASFSYNVSSILGASVAPYIAAWLTANYGLFYVGVYLFAMASLTLIALLLTKETRHQALE
- the xerD gene encoding site-specific tyrosine recombinase XerD; this encodes MQAQDRAHIEQFLEAMWLERNLADNTLTSYRRDLTALADWLEHADNDLLQVQALDLQAYLAERVEGGYKATSSARLLSAMRRFFQYLYREKRRSDDPSAVLSSPKLPQRLPKDLSEAQVNALLQAPCVEEPLELRDKAMLEVLYATGLRVSELVGLTIADVSLRQGVVRVIGKGNKERLVPLGEEAIYWLERYLEHGMPWLLNGQTLDVLFPSSRAQQMTRQTFWHRIKHYAVLASIDSEKLSPHVLRHAFATHLLNHGADLRVVQMLLGHSDLSTTQIYTHVATERLKQLHQQHHPRA
- a CDS encoding protein YgfX produces the protein MALWRCDLRVSWRMQVFSLLVHGPLLLLILLAPWPDGYAVLWLSLMTLVVFGFIRSQRNIKARHGEIVLQAEANLEWQHHRWRIIRRPWMLKNGILLSLRRSDGKRRQRLWLASDNMDKQEWRHLRQLLLENKAWAGENPDAQ
- the sdhE gene encoding FAD assembly factor SdhE; this encodes MDIDNKARIHWACRRGMRELDIAIMPFFEHEYDVLNDDDKRAFVRLLQCDDPDLFNWLMNHGEPEDGEPKRMISLIQTRNKDRGPVAL
- a CDS encoding HD domain-containing protein; the encoded protein is MSLALPTLEFGTLTEVVGFLMEIDKLKSVQRRSKIIGSSRHEDSAEHSWHFAVAAMSLAPYASQDVDIQRVIQMALVHDIVEIDAGDVMVYDLSAREAIQAQEEAAAVRLFGLLPEPQRQHFLQLWQEYEAGDTANARFALMIDRIMPILMNLHNGGQSWVENGIRLEQVLGRASFIAEINPELWRYLKDHLETAQAKGWLG
- the dsbC gene encoding bifunctional protein-disulfide isomerase/oxidoreductase DsbC — its product is MKKGLMALSLLLAATSSAVHADDAAIKQTLTKLGIEKIEIQPAPVAGLKTVLTESGVLYVTEDGKHLLQGPLYALDGGTPVNVTNQILKGKLDALQDQMIVYKAAQEKHVITVFTDITCGYCHKLHEQMKDYNDLGITIRYLAFPRQGLNSPTEKDMQSIWCTANRNKAYDAASRGEAISPATCKTNIGAHYELGIQFGVQGTPAIVLEDGTVVPGYQAPKEMLAMLNAHRAAAKPGA